The following proteins are co-located in the Camarhynchus parvulus chromosome 17, STF_HiC, whole genome shotgun sequence genome:
- the NAIF1 gene encoding nuclear apoptosis-inducing factor 1 isoform X1, whose amino-acid sequence MAMASPPAPPAKKRKMNFSEREVEIIVEELERGKHLLVNHFNAGVPLAAKAAAWHDILRRVNAVATCHRELPEVKKKWSDLKTEVRRKVAQVRAAMEGGGESQNGGGNGPEGEEPAGAAAAPVILTPMQQRICNLLGEATIISLPSGDCGAGDGSDIPITASATTVTLTQIPAETAYHSLEDGVVEYCTTEAPATVTAEAPLEMMAHQHEVSAKPQELKSRIALNSAKLLQEQRVTNLHVKEIAQHLEQQNDLLQMIRRSQEVQACAQERQAQAMEGTQAALSALIQILRPMIKDFRRFLQSNTPSPSVTTEPGQTGQQDDLQALKLTSNVETSVRISVLQLPRYSDGEPTVHTVNAFLPLAESIYWKRGTGCGRTFPLH is encoded by the exons ATGGCCATGGCGTCGCCGCCGGCGCCCCCGGCCAAGAAGCGGAAGATGAACTTCTCGGAGCGGGAGGTGGAGATCATCGTGGAGGAGCTGGAGCGGGGAAAGCACCTCCTCGTCAACCACTTCAACGCGGGCGTGCCGCTGGCCGCCAAGGCCGCCGCCTGGCACGACATCCTGCGCCGCGTCAACGCCGTCGCCACCTGCCACCGCGAGCTGCCCGAGGTCAAGAAGAAGTGGTCCGACCTCAAGACCGAGGTGCGGCGCAAAGTGGCCCAAGTGCGGGCTGCCATGGAAGGGGGAGGCGAGAGCCAGAACGGCGGCGGCAACGGGCCCGAGGGCGAGGAGCCGGCgggcgccgcggccgccccggtGATCCTCACCCCCATGCAGCAGCGCATCTGCAACCTGCTGGGAGAGGCCACCATCATCAGCCTGCCGAGCGGCGACTGCGGCGCGGGTGACGGGAGCGACATCCCCATCACCGCGTCGGCCACCACGGTCACCCTGACCCAGA TTCCTGCAGAGACAGCCTACCACAGCCTGGAGGACGGCGTTGTGGAGTACTGCACCACGGAAGCCCCCGCCACCGTCACGGCCGAGGCGCCCCTGGAGATGATGGCCCATCAGCACGAGGTGTCTGCCAAGCCCCAGGAGCTGAAAAGCCGCATTGCCCTCAACTCAGCCAaactcctgcaggagcagcgaGTGACCAACCTGCACGTGAAGGAGATtgcccagcacctggagcagcagaacgACTTGCTGCAGATGATTCGCCGTTCGCAGGAGGTGCAGGCGTGCGCCCAGGAGCGGCAGGCACAGGCCATGGAGGGCACGCAGGCAGCACTGAGTGCCCTCATCCAGATCCTCCGCCCCATGATTAAGGACTTCCGTCGATTTTTGCAGAGCAATACACCCAGCCCATCGGTCACCACTGAGCCTGGCCAGACAGGGCAGCAAGATG ATCTACAGGCTTTAAAACTGACTTCTAACGTGGAGACTTCTGTCAGGAtatcagtgctgcagctgccaaggTACAGTGATGGTGAACCCACAGTGCACACAGTGAATGCATTTCTGCCTCTTGCTGAAAGCATTTACTGGAAACGTGGTACTGGATGCGGTAGAACCTTCCCTCTGCACTGA
- the NAIF1 gene encoding nuclear apoptosis-inducing factor 1 isoform X3: protein MAMASPPAPPAKKRKMNFSEREVEIIVEELERGKHLLVNHFNAGVPLAAKAAAWHDILRRVNAVATCHRELPEVKKKWSDLKTEVRRKVAQVRAAMEGGGESQNGGGNGPEGEEPAGAAAAPVILTPMQQRICNLLGEATIISLPSGDCGAGDGSDIPITASATTVTLTQIPAETAYHSLEDGVVEYCTTEAPATVTAEAPLEMMAHQHEVSAKPQELKSRIALNSAKLLQEQRVTNLHVKEIAQHLEQQNDLLQMIRRSQEVQACAQERQAQAMEGTQAALSALIQILRPMIKDFRRFLQSNTPSPSVTTEPGQTGQQDGFKTDF from the exons ATGGCCATGGCGTCGCCGCCGGCGCCCCCGGCCAAGAAGCGGAAGATGAACTTCTCGGAGCGGGAGGTGGAGATCATCGTGGAGGAGCTGGAGCGGGGAAAGCACCTCCTCGTCAACCACTTCAACGCGGGCGTGCCGCTGGCCGCCAAGGCCGCCGCCTGGCACGACATCCTGCGCCGCGTCAACGCCGTCGCCACCTGCCACCGCGAGCTGCCCGAGGTCAAGAAGAAGTGGTCCGACCTCAAGACCGAGGTGCGGCGCAAAGTGGCCCAAGTGCGGGCTGCCATGGAAGGGGGAGGCGAGAGCCAGAACGGCGGCGGCAACGGGCCCGAGGGCGAGGAGCCGGCgggcgccgcggccgccccggtGATCCTCACCCCCATGCAGCAGCGCATCTGCAACCTGCTGGGAGAGGCCACCATCATCAGCCTGCCGAGCGGCGACTGCGGCGCGGGTGACGGGAGCGACATCCCCATCACCGCGTCGGCCACCACGGTCACCCTGACCCAGA TTCCTGCAGAGACAGCCTACCACAGCCTGGAGGACGGCGTTGTGGAGTACTGCACCACGGAAGCCCCCGCCACCGTCACGGCCGAGGCGCCCCTGGAGATGATGGCCCATCAGCACGAGGTGTCTGCCAAGCCCCAGGAGCTGAAAAGCCGCATTGCCCTCAACTCAGCCAaactcctgcaggagcagcgaGTGACCAACCTGCACGTGAAGGAGATtgcccagcacctggagcagcagaacgACTTGCTGCAGATGATTCGCCGTTCGCAGGAGGTGCAGGCGTGCGCCCAGGAGCGGCAGGCACAGGCCATGGAGGGCACGCAGGCAGCACTGAGTGCCCTCATCCAGATCCTCCGCCCCATGATTAAGGACTTCCGTCGATTTTTGCAGAGCAATACACCCAGCCCATCGGTCACCACTGAGCCTGGCCAGACAGGGCAGCAAGATG GCTTTAAAACTGACTTCTAA
- the NAIF1 gene encoding nuclear apoptosis-inducing factor 1 isoform X2: protein MAMASPPAPPAKKRKMNFSEREVEIIVEELERGKHLLVNHFNAGVPLAAKAAAWHDILRRVNAVATCHRELPEVKKKWSDLKTEVRRKVAQVRAAMEGGGESQNGGGNGPEGEEPAGAAAAPVILTPMQQRICNLLGEATIISLPSGDCGAGDGSDIPITASATTVTLTQIPAETAYHSLEDGVVEYCTTEAPATVTAEAPLEMMAHQHEVSAKPQELKSRIALNSAKLLQEQRVTNLHVKEIAQHLEQQNDLLQMIRRSQEVQACAQERQAQAMEGTQAALSALIQILRPMIKDFRRFLQSNTPSPSVTTEPGQTGQQDDLQALKLTSNVETSVRISVLQLPSINTQGPG from the exons ATGGCCATGGCGTCGCCGCCGGCGCCCCCGGCCAAGAAGCGGAAGATGAACTTCTCGGAGCGGGAGGTGGAGATCATCGTGGAGGAGCTGGAGCGGGGAAAGCACCTCCTCGTCAACCACTTCAACGCGGGCGTGCCGCTGGCCGCCAAGGCCGCCGCCTGGCACGACATCCTGCGCCGCGTCAACGCCGTCGCCACCTGCCACCGCGAGCTGCCCGAGGTCAAGAAGAAGTGGTCCGACCTCAAGACCGAGGTGCGGCGCAAAGTGGCCCAAGTGCGGGCTGCCATGGAAGGGGGAGGCGAGAGCCAGAACGGCGGCGGCAACGGGCCCGAGGGCGAGGAGCCGGCgggcgccgcggccgccccggtGATCCTCACCCCCATGCAGCAGCGCATCTGCAACCTGCTGGGAGAGGCCACCATCATCAGCCTGCCGAGCGGCGACTGCGGCGCGGGTGACGGGAGCGACATCCCCATCACCGCGTCGGCCACCACGGTCACCCTGACCCAGA TTCCTGCAGAGACAGCCTACCACAGCCTGGAGGACGGCGTTGTGGAGTACTGCACCACGGAAGCCCCCGCCACCGTCACGGCCGAGGCGCCCCTGGAGATGATGGCCCATCAGCACGAGGTGTCTGCCAAGCCCCAGGAGCTGAAAAGCCGCATTGCCCTCAACTCAGCCAaactcctgcaggagcagcgaGTGACCAACCTGCACGTGAAGGAGATtgcccagcacctggagcagcagaacgACTTGCTGCAGATGATTCGCCGTTCGCAGGAGGTGCAGGCGTGCGCCCAGGAGCGGCAGGCACAGGCCATGGAGGGCACGCAGGCAGCACTGAGTGCCCTCATCCAGATCCTCCGCCCCATGATTAAGGACTTCCGTCGATTTTTGCAGAGCAATACACCCAGCCCATCGGTCACCACTGAGCCTGGCCAGACAGGGCAGCAAGATG ATCTACAGGCTTTAAAACTGACTTCTAACGTGGAGACTTCTGTCAGGAtatcagtgctgcagctgccaag CATAAACACCCAAGGGCCTGGATGA